Within Dysgonomonas sp. HDW5A, the genomic segment TATATTAGGCTGCCACCCCGGATAAGCATTTACTGCTTCAACCTTAGCATCTGCTAAAGAAAATAAGCTTTGGATACTGGAATCAAGTGCCTGTTTTTTAGTTTCGGACGAACTGCGTGTCAGGAATTTTATCTCGACTTTTCCTTCACTTGATTTTACAGAAGCTATATTTGTTGAAGCCTCTACTGTTCCCGGAAATTCCTGTAACATACTTATCACACCATTAGGGCATGCTTCTACAGCATTGATAAGATCGTCTTGAATTTCTTCAGGAATCAACGTTTTGGGCAAGTTGGTTTTCTCTGCTTTTAAGGTCAGATTATTCTCTATATCTCGATACTCTTCATTGTAAATATCATTATATTCATCAACCAAGTCTAAAAGATCATCCACATTTTCGGCAGGAACTGTTACAATTGCAAATGCTTCTCTAGGTATTGCATTACGCAACGAACCTCCGTCTACAAATGAAAGGCGAGCTTCAACTTCGGCTACTGCCTTTTTAAGCAAGCGAAACATCAGTTTATTAGCATTACCTCTTCCTAAGTGAATCTCACCACCGGAGTGACCGCCTTTAAGCCCTGTAAGGCTTATTTTGACAGCAACATCACCTTCGGGAACTTCAACCTCTTTGAACTGCCACGATACATTTTCGTCAATACCTCCTGCACAACCAACACAAAGCTCACCTTCTTCTTCTGTATCCAGATTCAAAAGTATACTTCCTGTTAAGAATCCGGCTTCGAGACCAAATGCTCCTACCATACCTTCTTCTTCGTCGATAGTAAAGAGTCCCTCTATTTTACCGTGCTTAAGGCTATTGTCTTCCATAACAGCCAGAATAGCAGCTGCACCAATACCATTGTCGGCACCTAAAGTGGTAGAACGGGCTTTCACCTTATCTCCGTCAATATAAGCATCAATGGGATCTTTTAGGAAATCATGTTTTACATTCGAATTCTTTTGCGGTACCATATCCAAATGTGCTTGCAGGATTACAGTCGGAGCATTCTCCATACCTTTCGACGCAGGTTTTGTAATAAGTACATTACCTACCTTATCCTGCTTAACGTCTATATTTAGTGATTTAGCAAAATCAACTACATATTTTTCGACAGCCTTGGTATGTCCGGTCGGACGAGGTATTTGAGTCAACTCATAAAAATGTTTCCAAACACTTTCAGGTTTCAGGTTTAATATTTCTTTTGCCATAATAAGTATATTTTATTGTTTTATTTTTCCACTTGGCGACACCAGAACTTTTTTTATAGTTGTATCGGGAGTTCCATAAGCATCATATTGAGTTAATT encodes:
- a CDS encoding aminoacyl-histidine dipeptidase, whose amino-acid sequence is MAKEILNLKPESVWKHFYELTQIPRPTGHTKAVEKYVVDFAKSLNIDVKQDKVGNVLITKPASKGMENAPTVILQAHLDMVPQKNSNVKHDFLKDPIDAYIDGDKVKARSTTLGADNGIGAAAILAVMEDNSLKHGKIEGLFTIDEEEGMVGAFGLEAGFLTGSILLNLDTEEEGELCVGCAGGIDENVSWQFKEVEVPEGDVAVKISLTGLKGGHSGGEIHLGRGNANKLMFRLLKKAVAEVEARLSFVDGGSLRNAIPREAFAIVTVPAENVDDLLDLVDEYNDIYNEEYRDIENNLTLKAEKTNLPKTLIPEEIQDDLINAVEACPNGVISMLQEFPGTVEASTNIASVKSSEGKVEIKFLTRSSSETKKQALDSSIQSLFSLADAKVEAVNAYPGWQPNIHSKTLQVMKDVYNAKFGKDPIVQVVHAGLECGIILDSTPGLDIVSFGPTIMNPHSPDELVEIDTVAKFYDYLITILEELK